From one Streptococcus oralis genomic stretch:
- the rmuC gene encoding DNA recombination protein RmuC produces METVLLLLLIANLAGLFLIWQRQDKQDKYLAKSLEDQADNLSDQLDYRFEQARQASQLDQKDLEVVVSDRLQEVRMELHQGLTQVRQEMTDNLLQTRDKTDQRLQALQESNEQRLEQMRQTVEEKLEKTLQTRLQASFETVSKQLESVNRGLGEMQTVARDVGALNKVLSGTKTRGILGELQLGQIIEDIMTPAQYEREYATVENSSERVEYAIKLPGQGDQEYVYLPIDSKFPLADYYRLEEAYEAGDKDEIERCRKSLLASVKRFAKDIKSKYIAPPRTTNFGVLFVPTEGLYSEIVRNPVFFDDLRREEQIIVAGPSTLSALLNSLSVGFKTLNIQKSADHISKTLASVKTEFGKFGGILVKAQKHLQHASGNIDELLNRRTTAIERTLRHIELSEDEPALDLLHFQENEEEYED; encoded by the coding sequence TGTATTATTACTATTATTAATTGCCAACCTAGCTGGACTCTTTCTGATTTGGCAAAGGCAGGATAAGCAAGATAAGTACCTAGCAAAGAGCTTGGAGGATCAAGCAGACAATCTTTCAGATCAACTGGATTATCGTTTTGAACAAGCCAGACAAGCCAGTCAGCTGGATCAAAAAGATTTGGAAGTGGTTGTCAGCGACCGTTTGCAAGAAGTGCGAATGGAGTTGCACCAAGGCCTGACGCAAGTCCGTCAAGAAATGACAGATAATCTCCTCCAAACCAGAGACAAGACCGACCAACGTCTCCAAGCTTTGCAGGAATCAAATGAGCAACGTTTGGAACAAATGCGTCAAACTGTCGAGGAAAAGTTGGAAAAGACCTTGCAAACGCGTTTGCAGGCTTCCTTCGAGACAGTTTCCAAGCAACTGGAGTCTGTCAATCGTGGTCTTGGAGAGATGCAGACAGTTGCCCGTGATGTTGGTGCACTTAATAAGGTTCTCTCTGGAACCAAGACGCGAGGGATTCTAGGAGAATTGCAACTGGGGCAAATCATCGAAGACATCATGACACCAGCCCAGTACGAACGAGAATATGCAACGGTTGAAAACTCTAGCGAGCGAGTAGAGTACGCCATCAAGTTACCTGGCCAAGGCGACCAGGAATATGTCTATTTGCCGATTGACTCCAAGTTTCCACTGGCAGATTATTACCGCTTAGAAGAAGCCTATGAAGCAGGTGATAAGGACGAGATTGAACGCTGTCGTAAATCTCTCCTAGCAAGTGTTAAGCGTTTCGCCAAGGATATCAAGAGCAAGTATATAGCGCCGCCTCGGACGACCAATTTTGGAGTCTTGTTTGTTCCAACAGAAGGACTTTACTCAGAAATCGTCCGCAATCCTGTCTTCTTTGATGATTTGAGACGGGAAGAGCAGATTATCGTTGCAGGACCAAGTACCCTATCAGCCCTGCTCAACTCCCTATCGGTTGGCTTCAAAACTCTCAATATCCAAAAGAGTGCCGACCATATCAGCAAGACTCTTGCCAGCGTCAAGACCGAGTTTGGCAAGTTTGGTGGCATTCTGGTCAAAGCACAAAAGCATCTCCAACATGCCTCTGGCAATATTGATGAATTATTAAACCGTCGTACCACAGCTATCGAGCGGACGCTCCGTCACATTGAGTTATCAGAAGATGAGCCTGCGCTTGATCTACTCCATTTCCAAGAAAATGAGGAAGAATATGAAGATTAG
- a CDS encoding 3'-5' exoribonuclease YhaM family protein: protein MKISHMKKDELFEGFYLIKSADLRQTRAGKNYLAFTFQDDSGEIEGKLWDAQPHNVEAFTAGKVVHMQGRREVYNNTPQVNQITLRLPQPGEPNDPADFKVKSPVDVKEIRDYMSQMIFKIENPVWQRIVRSLYTKYDKEFYSYPAAKTNHHAFETGLAFHTATMVRLADAISDIYPQLNKSLLYAGIMLHDLAKVIELTGPDQTEYTVRGNLLGHIALIDSEITKTVMELGIDDTREEVVLLRHVILSHHGLLEYGSPVRPRIMEAEIIHMIDNLDASMMMMSTALALVDKGEMTNKIFAMDNRSFYKPDLD from the coding sequence ATGAAGATTAGTCACATGAAAAAAGATGAGCTGTTTGAAGGCTTTTACCTGATCAAGTCAGCTGACCTGAGACAGACGCGTGCTGGGAAAAACTACTTAGCCTTTACCTTCCAAGACGATAGCGGCGAGATTGAAGGGAAGCTCTGGGATGCCCAACCTCATAACGTTGAGGCCTTTACCGCAGGGAAAGTCGTCCACATGCAGGGACGTCGAGAAGTTTATAATAATACACCTCAAGTCAATCAAATCACTCTCCGCTTGCCTCAGCCTGGGGAACCCAATGATCCAGCTGATTTCAAGGTCAAGTCGCCGGTTGATGTCAAGGAAATTCGTGACTACATGTCGCAAATGATTTTCAAGATTGAAAATCCTGTCTGGCAGCGTATCGTTCGTAGTCTCTACACCAAGTATGATAAGGAATTCTACTCCTATCCGGCTGCCAAGACCAACCACCATGCCTTTGAAACGGGTTTGGCTTTTCACACGGCAACCATGGTGCGTTTGGCAGATGCCATTAGCGATATCTATCCTCAGCTCAACAAGAGCCTGCTCTATGCTGGGATTATGCTACACGACTTGGCCAAGGTTATTGAGTTGACGGGACCAGACCAGACGGAGTACACAGTTCGAGGCAATCTCCTTGGGCATATCGCTCTCATCGATAGTGAAATTACCAAGACAGTCATGGAACTAGGTATCGATGATACTAGAGAAGAAGTGGTGCTACTGCGCCATGTCATCCTCAGTCACCATGGCTTGCTGGAGTATGGAAGTCCAGTCCGTCCACGTATCATGGAGGCAGAGATTATCCATATGATTGACAATCTAGATGCCAGCATGATGATGATGTCAACAGCTCTAGCTTTGGTGGATAAAGGAGAGATGACCAACAAAATCTTCGCCATGGACAATCGTTCCTTCTATAAACCAGATTTAGATTAA
- the purR gene encoding pur operon repressor codes for MKLRRSDRMVVISNYLINNPYKLTSLNTFAEKYESAKSSISEDIVIIKRAFEEIEIGHIQTVTGAGGGVIFTPSISSHEAKEMIADLRDKLSESDRILPGGYIYLSDLLSTPAILKNIGRIIAKSFMDQKIDAVMTVATKGVPLANAVANVLNVPFVIVRRDLKITEGSTVSVNYVSGSSGDRIEKMFLSKRSLKAGSRVLIVDDFLKGGGTVNGMISLLREFDSELAGVAVFADNAQEEREKQFDYKSLLKVTNIDVKNQSIDVEIGNIFDEDK; via the coding sequence ATGAAATTAAGAAGAAGTGATCGGATGGTTGTCATTTCCAACTATTTGATTAATAATCCATACAAACTAACAAGTCTCAATACCTTTGCAGAAAAGTACGAATCTGCTAAATCATCGATTTCAGAGGACATCGTGATTATCAAGCGTGCCTTTGAGGAAATCGAAATCGGCCATATTCAGACTGTGACTGGAGCAGGTGGTGGCGTTATCTTTACACCATCAATTTCTAGTCATGAAGCCAAAGAAATGATCGCAGACTTGCGTGACAAACTTTCAGAAAGCGACCGTATCTTGCCAGGTGGCTACATTTACCTGTCTGATTTGCTTAGTACGCCTGCCATTTTGAAAAATATTGGGCGTATCATTGCCAAGAGCTTTATGGACCAAAAAATCGATGCCGTTATGACAGTAGCAACTAAAGGGGTTCCACTCGCAAATGCAGTTGCCAATGTCCTCAACGTTCCATTTGTCATTGTGCGTCGTGACTTGAAAATTACCGAAGGTTCAACGGTCAGCGTCAACTATGTTTCAGGTTCCAGTGGTGACCGCATTGAGAAAATGTTCCTTTCAAAACGCAGTCTCAAGGCAGGCAGTCGTGTCTTGATTGTGGATGACTTCTTGAAAGGCGGCGGAACTGTCAACGGGATGATTAGTCTCTTGCGTGAATTCGATTCTGAACTAGCTGGTGTCGCAGTCTTTGCAGACAATGCCCAAGAAGAACGTGAAAAGCAGTTTGATTACAAGTCACTCTTGAAAGTAACTAATATTGATGTTAAGAACCAATCCATCGATGTCGAGATTGGAAATATCTTTGACGAAGACAAATAA
- a CDS encoding diaminopimelate decarboxylase yields MKTPFISREDLETIVAEFPTPFHLYDEKGIREKARAVNKAFSWNKGFKEYFAVKATPTPAILKILQEEGCGVDCSSYVELLMSHKLDFPGSEIMFSSNNAPDKEYAYARELGATINLDAFEDIEHLERAAGIPEIISCRYNPGGVFELGTDIMDNPGEAKFGMTKDQLFEAFAILKEKGAKTFGIHSFLASNTVTHLYYPELARQLFELAVEIKEKLGISLDFINLSGGIGVNYRPDQEPNDIAVIGEGVRKVYEEVLTPAGLGQVKIFTELGRFMLAPHGALVTRVTHKKKTYRTYLGVDASAVNLMRPAMYGAYHHITNLTHTDGPVEVVDVVGSLCENNDKFAVNRELPHTEIGDLLVIHDTGAHGFSMGYQYNAKLRSAEILYTEEGKARQIRRAERPEDYFATLYGFDFESDQ; encoded by the coding sequence ATGAAAACACCATTTATCAGCCGTGAAGATTTAGAAACAATTGTTGCAGAGTTCCCGACTCCCTTTCACTTATATGACGAGAAGGGGATTCGTGAAAAAGCAAGAGCCGTCAACAAGGCCTTTTCCTGGAACAAGGGCTTTAAGGAATATTTTGCAGTCAAGGCCACTCCAACCCCAGCCATCTTGAAAATCCTCCAAGAGGAAGGGTGCGGTGTGGACTGCTCTAGTTATGTAGAGCTCTTGATGAGCCATAAACTGGATTTCCCCGGTTCTGAGATCATGTTCTCTTCTAACAACGCGCCTGACAAGGAATATGCCTATGCGCGTGAGTTAGGTGCGACCATTAACTTGGATGCTTTTGAAGACATTGAACATCTAGAGCGAGCGGCAGGCATTCCAGAAATTATCTCTTGTCGTTACAATCCTGGAGGTGTTTTTGAACTGGGTACCGACATTATGGACAATCCAGGAGAAGCCAAGTTTGGGATGACCAAGGACCAGCTTTTTGAAGCCTTTGCGATTTTGAAGGAAAAAGGAGCCAAGACTTTTGGGATTCACTCTTTCCTAGCATCCAATACTGTCACCCATCTCTACTACCCAGAGTTGGCTCGTCAGCTTTTTGAATTGGCTGTTGAAATCAAGGAAAAGTTGGGCATTTCACTAGACTTTATCAATCTTTCCGGCGGTATTGGTGTCAACTATCGCCCAGACCAGGAGCCAAATGATATCGCTGTGATTGGTGAAGGGGTGCGTAAGGTTTATGAGGAAGTCCTTACGCCAGCAGGTCTTGGTCAGGTTAAGATTTTCACCGAATTGGGCCGCTTTATGTTAGCCCCTCACGGAGCTCTCGTCACAAGAGTCACTCATAAGAAAAAAACCTATCGTACCTATCTGGGTGTGGATGCATCAGCAGTCAACCTCATGCGCCCAGCCATGTATGGAGCCTACCACCATATCACCAATCTGACTCATACAGATGGACCAGTGGAGGTGGTAGATGTGGTTGGTTCACTCTGTGAAAACAATGATAAATTTGCAGTGAATCGCGAACTACCTCATACAGAAATCGGTGATTTGCTAGTGATTCATGATACAGGTGCACATGGATTCTCCATGGGTTACCAGTACAATGCTAAACTACGATCGGCAGAAATCCTCTATACCGAAGAAGGCAAAGCCCGTCAAATCCGCCGTGCAGAGCGTCCTGAGGACTATTTCGCAACCTTGTATGGTTTTGATTTTGAATCGGATCAGTAA